The following coding sequences are from one Prochlorococcus sp. MIT 1314 window:
- a CDS encoding DUF3318 domain-containing protein, which produces MSELQRLKSLLPPENESWVFVEAAAAIDPPLIMLEEIGRDEVEIQIDLDEWDNFAIDHRNLLFWHEVGKIQNDAIPRDGWEMAALAIGLGGAIGELWVQDGLLLLLALGLSSFAGYRLYLKNNSEKKLQDAIFADERAIDLACRFGYSIPNAYKSLGGALKELIEKTRKKKKRSFFEDRLDALRKSAEKARSELSQQEGSEKSVSSENVYGQ; this is translated from the coding sequence ATGAGCGAACTTCAGCGACTTAAAAGTTTGTTGCCTCCAGAGAATGAAAGTTGGGTATTTGTTGAAGCTGCTGCCGCTATAGACCCACCTTTGATAATGCTTGAGGAGATTGGTCGTGACGAAGTAGAAATTCAAATAGATTTAGATGAATGGGATAACTTTGCTATTGACCACAGAAATTTGTTATTTTGGCACGAGGTAGGAAAAATTCAAAATGACGCTATTCCAAGAGATGGATGGGAAATGGCCGCTCTTGCAATTGGTCTTGGAGGAGCAATTGGGGAATTATGGGTACAAGATGGATTGCTTTTATTACTGGCGCTTGGTTTATCAAGTTTTGCAGGGTATAGATTATATTTAAAGAATAATTCTGAAAAGAAACTCCAAGATGCTATTTTTGCAGATGAAAGAGCTATAGACCTTGCTTGTAGATTTGGATACAGCATACCAAATGCTTACAAAAGTCTTGGGGGAGCATTAAAGGAGCTAATTGAGAAAACCAGGAAAAAGAAAAAACGAAGTTTCTTTGAGGATAGATTAGATGCCCTAAGAAAAAGTGCTGAAAAAGCCAGATCAGAGTTATCCCAGCAAGAAGGATCAGAAAAATCAGTATCAAGTGAAAATGTATATGGACAATAA
- the rsfS gene encoding ribosome silencing factor, translating into MDNKSLVLMAAKACDEKKAKDIKLIKIDKVSFISEWILIAEGLSDVQVRSITNSVEGDLREKAKIEPIRKEGVTEAKWALLDYGDLIVNIFQPEIRKYYDLESFWSNGDNLKFP; encoded by the coding sequence ATGGACAATAAAAGTTTGGTTTTAATGGCAGCTAAAGCCTGTGATGAAAAAAAGGCAAAAGATATAAAACTTATAAAAATTGATAAAGTCTCTTTCATAAGTGAATGGATATTAATTGCAGAGGGATTATCTGATGTACAAGTTAGATCGATAACTAATTCTGTAGAGGGAGATTTGAGAGAGAAGGCTAAAATAGAACCTATAAGGAAAGAAGGTGTTACAGAGGCAAAATGGGCTCTACTTGATTATGGTGATTTGATTGTAAATATTTTTCAACCAGAAATAAGAAAATATTATGATCTTGAATCATTCTGGAGTAATGGAGATAATCTTAAATTCCCATAA
- a CDS encoding CGLD27 family protein, which produces MKETKCPVPREQQPTNEFIELSKSKIFSWPKTKKSLILILIKFWVGAFVLFLVISSGSIYFKTKILKYILLSFFSSLSIPLLISLRLYIGWNHVFKRLISERVEYEESGWYDGQVWIKPLVLKEKESLIASIEVKPILKNLIQILSIISVLVLVGFLLFQYYNF; this is translated from the coding sequence ATGAAAGAAACAAAATGTCCTGTACCTAGGGAGCAACAACCGACAAATGAATTTATTGAATTATCAAAATCTAAAATTTTTTCATGGCCAAAAACAAAAAAATCACTGATTCTAATATTGATTAAATTTTGGGTTGGTGCTTTTGTTTTATTTCTTGTTATTTCGTCTGGAAGTATATATTTCAAAACAAAAATTTTAAAATATATTCTATTAAGTTTTTTTAGTAGCTTATCAATACCTCTATTGATTTCATTAAGATTATACATTGGTTGGAATCATGTATTTAAAAGATTGATTTCTGAAAGAGTTGAGTACGAAGAGTCTGGTTGGTATGACGGTCAAGTATGGATAAAGCCATTAGTTTTAAAAGAAAAAGAATCACTTATTGCCTCAATTGAGGTAAAGCCTATTTTAAAAAATTTAATTCAAATTTTATCTATAATTTCAGTTTTAGTTTTAGTAGGATTTTTGCTTTTTCAATATTACAATTTCTAA
- a CDS encoding asparaginase gives MSTNFKNLYTSNNPPLQATLIRGSNIESIHKIHAVISDKKGRVLMCAGNPEYKSFIRSALKPFQAIPFVSSGAASNINNSSKSIALACGSHSGSKIHTREAFKILWEYDIDIHNLKCPKANTSPLEHNCSGKHAAFLATCKKLNWPIETYLKGDHPLQIEIFRIISELLEIPISDINAERDDCGAPTLFLKLVEMSKLYSLLSSSDNAELEQISRAMTTNPIMISDKNKFDTEIIEASHGQVIGKGGAEGIQCFCKVNEGIGLALKVEDGSRRAKHAVSLHLLKQLEWISDLRIQDIEEKVFNFSEGVRIEVKGKLKFQES, from the coding sequence ATGAGTACAAACTTCAAAAACCTATACACATCAAATAATCCACCTTTACAAGCAACCTTAATTAGAGGTTCTAACATTGAGTCAATCCATAAAATTCATGCTGTTATTAGCGACAAAAAAGGGAGGGTTTTAATGTGCGCAGGGAATCCAGAATATAAAAGTTTTATAAGGTCAGCATTAAAACCATTTCAGGCAATACCTTTTGTAAGCAGTGGGGCCGCATCAAATATCAATAATTCTTCAAAATCAATTGCATTAGCATGTGGTTCCCATAGTGGCTCCAAAATCCATACAAGAGAAGCTTTTAAAATTTTATGGGAGTACGACATCGATATTCATAATTTGAAATGTCCAAAAGCAAACACAAGTCCACTAGAACATAATTGTTCAGGCAAACATGCTGCTTTTCTAGCTACATGCAAAAAATTAAATTGGCCAATAGAGACTTATCTAAAGGGAGATCATCCACTTCAAATAGAAATATTTAGAATTATTTCCGAATTACTTGAAATCCCCATATCTGATATAAACGCAGAACGCGATGATTGTGGTGCCCCAACTCTTTTTTTAAAGCTAGTAGAAATGTCCAAGCTATATTCGCTTCTAAGCAGTTCAGACAATGCTGAATTAGAACAAATCAGTAGAGCTATGACAACAAACCCGATAATGATAAGTGATAAAAATAAATTTGATACAGAAATAATTGAGGCTTCTCATGGACAAGTTATAGGTAAGGGTGGTGCTGAAGGTATACAGTGTTTTTGCAAAGTAAATGAAGGAATAGGATTAGCTTTAAAAGTAGAAGATGGATCAAGAAGAGCCAAGCATGCTGTTAGTCTTCATTTACTAAAACAATTAGAGTGGATATCTGACCTAAGAATTCAAGACATTGAAGAAAAGGTATTTAATTTTTCTGAAGGAGTGCGAATTGAAGTTAAAGGTAAATTAAAATTCCAAGAATCCTAA
- a CDS encoding MarR family transcriptional regulator — translation MTQSKLEQILKIDNESYNLLRVLTMFMKLDKTQDVPLQAMAVFWFVATYQNCSKKNIEEHFKMSKASASRLTDYLSRYHRLGKAGLGLISKESDPKDKRKTLLKLTRKGKDLIEKSFSTLYEDVKDYEIDYEE, via the coding sequence ATGACACAGTCAAAACTTGAGCAAATACTGAAGATAGACAACGAATCGTATAATCTTTTACGAGTCCTTACTATGTTTATGAAGTTAGATAAAACGCAGGACGTTCCACTTCAAGCAATGGCAGTATTTTGGTTTGTAGCAACCTATCAGAATTGCAGTAAAAAGAATATTGAGGAACACTTTAAAATGAGCAAAGCTAGTGCATCAAGACTCACAGACTATTTAAGTAGATATCACCGACTAGGCAAAGCTGGTTTAGGATTAATTTCAAAAGAATCTGATCCTAAAGATAAAAGGAAAACACTTTTGAAGCTAACACGGAAAGGTAAGGATTTAATAGAGAAGTCTTTTAGTACACTTTATGAAGACGTAAAAGATTACGAAATAGACTATGAAGAGTAA
- a CDS encoding cytochrome b6f subunit family protein, producing MSILDKAKIKKSVQVNLELSKDRLTKETIDAINVSSVCRINDFRITDGKGIGVVLQLSNGKEQWFFEDEINLLDENGNIIIKENNTNSNNSLILETLRKLKYENKNKVGELINPINFFLWLIVSFKDIF from the coding sequence ATGTCAATTTTAGATAAAGCCAAGATAAAGAAATCTGTTCAAGTAAACTTAGAGCTTTCAAAGGATAGGCTTACTAAAGAAACCATTGATGCTATAAATGTTTCTTCCGTTTGTAGAATCAACGATTTCAGAATAACTGATGGTAAAGGTATAGGAGTAGTCTTGCAATTATCAAATGGCAAAGAGCAATGGTTCTTTGAAGATGAAATTAATCTCCTCGATGAAAATGGTAATATAATAATAAAAGAAAATAATACAAATTCCAATAATAGTTTGATACTAGAAACCTTAAGAAAATTAAAGTATGAAAATAAAAATAAGGTTGGCGAGTTAATTAATCCAATTAACTTTTTTCTCTGGTTAATTGTATCGTTTAAAGATATTTTTTAA